A single genomic interval of Methylocystis sp. IM3 harbors:
- a CDS encoding putative bifunctional diguanylate cyclase/phosphodiesterase gives MKFSNAPYTPAEAEIYADLVETLFDTTHTLVTGILSGLLVPVVAWLYTSNRNYLVLAGLMAALGAVRLNVLWAHQRAPLHKRRADAAMWEARYAAGAIGFMTLLGYAVAILFNFHPGEMISYYSVIIMTGVTGNLASRNAARPSIVFWQVMGICMPLAATLLVNFPVWYWGISAFLFFGALSVFRTTQFLHGHLESALRSGRDSMRQRQKFAIALNSMTHGLCMGDSSLAVSVVNRRLVEFFGVAPEAAPIGLAALAAAIGRRAGLSAEDAARFAKRWERHAALPRASAFMHRLGDRYFDFHCDRARDGAFVTVVEDVTEKENARREIERVAHFDDLTGLPNRYQFQKALDEDLRRLTQEGLQAALLSIDLDRFKEINDTLGHPVGDALLREVGARLAATATAPALVARLGGDEYCVLMRAAKETPQADALAERIVDEMRRPFLIDGHRITIAASVGVAVAPGDADTPGGLMKCSDLAQYRAKSRTCGGVVHYIPQMQAELIEKRQMEEDLREALARDELTVFYQPIVDSRRGAIVALEALLRWRRPEHGMVSPGVFIPIAEETGLIVEIGAWVLRRACRDATQWPSHVRVAVNLAPRQFQQTDIVERIAEALAQSGLPPERLEIEITETALISHAADVEAKLSAIAAVGTRLALDDFGTGYSSLSYLNRFPVNKVKIDQAFSRQANDSPKTQAIIGAISALARDLDLDLVAEGVETHAQLAFMASKNIFLIQGYLYSKPRPIEELAPLLHEWVDAPRLEGAA, from the coding sequence ATGAAATTTTCGAACGCGCCCTATACGCCGGCGGAGGCCGAAATCTACGCCGATCTGGTCGAGACCCTGTTCGATACGACGCATACGCTCGTCACCGGCATCCTGTCCGGCCTTCTCGTTCCGGTCGTCGCCTGGCTTTACACCAGCAATCGCAATTATCTCGTACTCGCCGGGCTCATGGCGGCGCTGGGCGCGGTTCGGCTGAACGTCCTTTGGGCGCATCAACGCGCCCCCCTTCACAAGCGCCGCGCCGACGCTGCGATGTGGGAAGCCCGTTACGCGGCCGGGGCGATCGGCTTCATGACGCTTCTGGGCTATGCGGTGGCGATCCTCTTCAACTTCCACCCCGGAGAGATGATCAGCTACTACAGCGTGATCATCATGACCGGCGTCACGGGCAATCTCGCCAGCCGCAACGCCGCGCGTCCCTCGATCGTCTTCTGGCAGGTGATGGGCATCTGCATGCCGCTCGCCGCCACGCTGCTCGTCAATTTCCCGGTCTGGTACTGGGGCATTTCCGCCTTTCTGTTTTTCGGCGCCCTGTCCGTCTTCCGCACCACGCAATTCCTGCATGGCCATCTCGAATCGGCGCTGCGCAGCGGCCGCGACTCCATGCGCCAGCGTCAGAAGTTCGCCATCGCTCTCAATTCGATGACGCACGGACTCTGCATGGGCGATTCGAGCCTGGCGGTTTCCGTCGTGAACCGGCGCCTCGTCGAATTCTTCGGCGTCGCGCCGGAGGCGGCGCCCATCGGCCTCGCGGCGCTGGCCGCGGCCATTGGGCGCCGCGCGGGCCTCTCGGCGGAGGATGCGGCGCGCTTCGCGAAACGCTGGGAGCGCCACGCCGCCCTGCCCCGCGCCAGCGCCTTCATGCATCGCCTGGGCGACCGCTATTTCGACTTTCATTGCGACCGCGCCCGGGACGGCGCCTTCGTCACCGTTGTGGAGGACGTGACCGAGAAGGAGAACGCGCGGCGTGAAATCGAGCGCGTCGCGCATTTCGACGACCTCACGGGCCTCCCCAACCGCTACCAGTTTCAAAAGGCGCTCGACGAGGATTTGAGGCGCCTGACGCAGGAGGGCCTTCAGGCGGCGCTGCTCAGCATCGACCTCGATCGCTTCAAGGAGATCAACGACACGCTCGGCCACCCCGTCGGCGACGCGCTTCTCAGGGAAGTCGGCGCAAGGCTCGCCGCCACGGCCACGGCGCCCGCGCTCGTCGCGCGGCTCGGCGGCGACGAATATTGCGTGCTGATGCGCGCCGCAAAGGAAACGCCGCAGGCGGACGCGCTGGCCGAACGCATCGTCGATGAAATGCGGCGTCCCTTTCTCATCGACGGCCATCGCATCACCATCGCCGCGAGCGTCGGCGTCGCCGTCGCGCCCGGAGACGCCGACACGCCGGGCGGCCTGATGAAATGCAGCGATCTGGCGCAGTATCGGGCGAAGTCGCGCACATGCGGCGGCGTCGTCCATTACATCCCGCAGATGCAGGCGGAACTCATCGAAAAGCGGCAGATGGAAGAGGATCTGCGCGAGGCCCTGGCGCGCGACGAGCTGACGGTTTTCTACCAGCCCATCGTCGACTCGCGGCGAGGAGCCATTGTCGCACTGGAGGCGCTGCTGCGCTGGCGACGCCCCGAGCACGGCATGGTTTCGCCGGGCGTCTTCATACCCATTGCGGAGGAAACCGGGCTTATCGTCGAGATCGGCGCCTGGGTCTTGCGCCGCGCCTGCCGCGACGCGACCCAGTGGCCGTCGCATGTGCGCGTCGCGGTCAATCTGGCGCCGCGGCAGTTCCAGCAGACCGACATTGTGGAGCGGATCGCCGAGGCGCTGGCGCAAAGCGGCCTCCCCCCCGAGCGGCTGGAAATCGAAATCACCGAAACCGCCCTCATCTCTCACGCCGCCGATGTCGAGGCGAAACTGTCGGCCATCGCTGCGGTCGGGACGCGGCTGGCGCTCGACGATTTCGGCACGGGCTACAGCAGCCTGAGCTATCTCAACCGCTTCCCGGTCAACAAGGTGAAGATCGATCAGGCCTTCTCGCGCCAGGCGAATGACTCGCCGAAGACGCAGGCGATCATCGGCGCGATCTCCGCGCTCGCCCGCGACCTCGACCTCGATCTCGTGGCGGAGGGCGTGGAGACGCACGCCCAACTCGCCTTCATGGCGAGCAAGAACATCTTCCTCATTCAGGGCTATCTCTACAGCAAGCCGCGCCCGATCGAGGAGCTAGCGCCGCTCTTGCACGAGTGGGTCGACGCGCCGCGACTGGAGGGCGCCGCCTGA
- a CDS encoding enoyl-CoA hydratase-related protein, producing MGLVSNRAFTGLTPTSTVTTSWLEEQEALVVSKACAGFDSASVAAIGAILRSIAAGEPGALKFLVFDFAGGDGEATGAPDGFAEMVAVNAELIIDTPVISLAWARGAMTGLDFDFAMHCSAIVAESRARFSFAGDPFDLLGLYAALGRRIGFAKAERLIDSDRALAPQEARDLMIVKDVVAEGRGIDGIAAYLSQLERRYNASHAIFRARRMAEPPIDRRPVNAPGRR from the coding sequence ATGGGACTTGTTTCGAACCGCGCTTTCACAGGATTGACGCCAACCTCGACGGTCACGACGAGCTGGCTCGAGGAGCAGGAGGCGCTCGTCGTCTCCAAGGCCTGCGCCGGCTTCGACTCCGCCAGCGTGGCGGCGATCGGCGCGATTCTGCGGTCGATCGCCGCCGGCGAGCCAGGCGCGCTCAAGTTTCTCGTCTTCGACTTCGCGGGCGGGGACGGCGAGGCGACGGGCGCGCCGGATGGATTTGCCGAGATGGTCGCCGTCAACGCGGAACTCATCATCGATACGCCGGTGATCTCGCTCGCCTGGGCGCGCGGCGCGATGACGGGGCTCGATTTCGACTTCGCCATGCATTGCTCGGCGATCGTCGCGGAGAGCAGAGCGCGCTTTTCCTTTGCAGGCGACCCTTTCGACCTTCTCGGCCTCTATGCGGCGCTCGGACGTCGAATCGGCTTTGCGAAAGCCGAGCGGCTCATCGACAGCGACCGGGCGCTTGCGCCGCAGGAGGCGCGGGACCTCATGATCGTGAAGGACGTGGTGGCGGAAGGGCGGGGGATCGACGGGATCGCCGCCTATCTCTCTCAGCTCGAACGGCGCTACAACGCCTCCCACGCGATCTTTCGCGCCCGGCGGATGGCGGAGCCGCCCATCGACCGCCGCCCCGTGAACGCGCCCGGCCGGCGGTAG
- a CDS encoding ABC transporter ATP-binding protein: MSDAVLELRNIARHYREGEARLDILVDANLSIYPGETVALIAPSGAGKSTLLHIAGLLERPDSGETLINSRPTSGMSDNERTRLRRDCIGFIYQFHHLLPEFSALENIVLPQMINGLEHKEAEARARQLLDYLKLGPRASHRPSELSGGEQQRVAIARAVANAPHLLLADEPTGNLDPRTAEHVFATLMALARNSGLAALIATHNLELAEQMDRRVTLRDGRIEELP, encoded by the coding sequence ATGAGCGACGCCGTTCTGGAACTGCGCAATATCGCGCGGCACTATCGCGAAGGCGAGGCGCGGCTCGACATTCTCGTCGACGCCAATCTCTCCATCTATCCCGGTGAGACCGTGGCGCTCATCGCGCCCTCCGGCGCCGGCAAATCGACGCTGCTGCATATCGCCGGCCTGCTCGAGCGGCCGGACAGCGGCGAGACGTTGATCAATTCCCGGCCCACCTCCGGCATGAGCGACAATGAGCGCACGCGGCTGCGCCGCGACTGCATCGGCTTCATCTATCAGTTTCACCATCTGCTGCCGGAGTTCTCGGCGCTGGAAAACATCGTCCTGCCGCAGATGATCAACGGGCTGGAGCACAAGGAGGCGGAGGCCCGCGCCCGGCAATTGCTGGACTATCTCAAGCTCGGACCGCGCGCCTCGCATCGGCCCTCGGAGCTCTCTGGCGGCGAGCAGCAGCGTGTCGCCATCGCCCGCGCGGTCGCCAACGCCCCGCATCTTCTTCTGGCTGATGAACCGACCGGCAATCTCGATCCGCGCACGGCGGAGCATGTCTTCGCGACGCTGATGGCGCTCGCCCGCAACTCCGGGCTCGCCGCGCTCATCGCGACGCATAATCTCGAACTCGCTGAACAAATGGACCGCCGCGTAACGCTACGCGACGGCCGAATCGAAGAGCTTCCGTGA
- a CDS encoding lipoprotein-releasing ABC transporter permease subunit: MSERGAATEPLDGAKAFSPFERMVALRYLRARRADGFVSVIAGFSFLGIMLGVATLIVVTSVMNGFHRELMDKIMGVNGHAFLQAVETPFTDWDDVSAKASRTPGVKLAIPMVEGAAGISTQFGQSGVLVRGVREKDLIRLPGIADNVKSGALKGFDTGESVAIGQRLAETLGVSVGDKVSLLVAKGAQTPFGVAPRIKAYRVAAIFSIGMSEFDNVFVYMPLAEAQLFFNKDKEATVVEVFVDDPEEMDLFRTNLEKAVTRPLIVTDWRQRNKTFFDTLKVEKNILFIILTLIVIVAAFNIVSGLTMLVKDKTQDIAILRTMGASRAAVLRVFLIIGASIGVAGAIAGFLLGLLIAKNLDTIRLALNKAFDANLFPAEFYFLSRLPAIVDMREVTVIVVMTLILAVLASIYPAWKAASLDPIEALRHE; encoded by the coding sequence ATGAGCGAGAGGGGGGCGGCCACGGAGCCGCTGGACGGAGCCAAAGCCTTTTCGCCTTTCGAACGGATGGTGGCGCTTCGCTATCTGCGGGCGCGACGCGCGGATGGCTTCGTCTCCGTCATCGCCGGCTTCTCCTTTCTCGGCATCATGCTCGGCGTGGCGACGCTCATCGTCGTCACCTCGGTGATGAACGGCTTCCATCGCGAACTGATGGACAAGATCATGGGCGTCAACGGCCACGCCTTTTTGCAGGCCGTCGAGACCCCCTTCACTGACTGGGACGACGTGTCCGCGAAAGCCTCGCGGACGCCCGGCGTGAAACTCGCCATTCCCATGGTCGAGGGCGCGGCCGGAATATCGACCCAGTTCGGCCAGTCGGGCGTGCTGGTGCGCGGGGTGCGGGAGAAGGATCTCATTCGCCTGCCCGGCATTGCGGACAATGTGAAAAGCGGCGCGCTCAAGGGCTTCGACACGGGAGAGTCCGTCGCCATCGGCCAGCGGCTCGCCGAGACGCTCGGCGTCTCCGTGGGCGACAAGGTGAGCCTGCTCGTCGCCAAGGGCGCGCAGACTCCGTTCGGCGTCGCCCCGCGCATCAAGGCCTACAGGGTCGCGGCGATCTTCTCGATCGGCATGTCTGAATTCGACAATGTTTTCGTCTACATGCCGCTCGCCGAGGCGCAGCTCTTCTTCAACAAGGACAAGGAGGCGACGGTCGTCGAGGTCTTCGTGGACGATCCGGAAGAGATGGATCTCTTTCGCACGAATCTCGAAAAGGCGGTGACGCGGCCGTTGATCGTCACCGACTGGCGCCAGCGCAACAAGACCTTCTTCGATACGCTCAAGGTCGAGAAGAACATCCTCTTCATCATTCTGACGCTGATTGTCATCGTCGCGGCCTTCAACATCGTTTCGGGCCTCACCATGCTCGTGAAGGACAAGACGCAGGACATCGCCATCCTGCGCACCATGGGCGCGTCGCGCGCCGCGGTGCTGCGAGTCTTTCTCATCATCGGGGCGTCGATCGGCGTCGCCGGCGCAATTGCTGGTTTCCTGCTCGGCCTGCTGATCGCCAAGAATCTGGACACAATCCGGTTGGCGCTGAACAAGGCCTTCGACGCCAATCTCTTCCCGGCGGAATTTTATTTCCTGTCGCGTCTGCCGGCGATCGTCGATATGCGCGAGGTGACCGTGATCGTCGTCATGACGCTGATCCTTGCCGTTCTCGCCTCGATCTATCCCGCCTGGAAGGCCGCCTCGCTCGATCCGATCGAAGCTCTCCGGCACGAATGA
- the proS gene encoding proline--tRNA ligase, with product MRLSRYFLPILRETPKEAEIVSHRLMLRAGMIRQESAGIYAWLPLGLKVLNNINRIIREEQNRAGAIELLMPTIQSADLWRESGRYDAYGKEMLRISDRHEREMLFGPTNEEMITEIFRGYVRSYKDLPLNLYHIQWKFRDEVRPRFGVMRSREFLMKDAYSFDLTPEAGRHSYNKMFVAYLRTFARMGLTAIPMAAESGPIGGNLSHEFIILAETGESEVFCHKDFLSFPPPPATVDFDDAAALEGIVGQWTSRYAATSEMHDAAAFAAVPADSQLSARGIEVGHIFYFGTKYSEPMKAVVNGPDGKEVVVQMGSYGIGPSRLVAALIEANHDEAGVIWPETVAPFHVGVADLKAGDAATGKVCGELVEQLENAGLDVLHDDRDERPGGKFATLDLIGLPWQILVGPKGLAEGRVEVKRRRTGERELLSPAEAAARVIAAVKQAGA from the coding sequence ATGCGCCTGTCCCGTTACTTCCTGCCCATCCTGCGCGAGACGCCCAAGGAGGCCGAGATCGTCTCGCATCGGCTGATGCTGCGGGCGGGCATGATCCGGCAGGAGTCGGCCGGCATTTACGCCTGGCTGCCGCTGGGCCTGAAAGTTTTGAACAATATCAATCGCATCATCCGTGAGGAGCAGAACCGGGCCGGCGCCATCGAGCTGCTGATGCCGACGATCCAGTCGGCCGATCTTTGGCGCGAATCCGGCCGCTACGACGCTTATGGCAAGGAGATGCTCCGCATTTCCGACCGCCACGAGCGTGAAATGCTCTTCGGTCCGACCAACGAAGAGATGATCACGGAGATCTTCCGCGGCTATGTGCGCTCCTACAAGGATCTGCCGCTCAATCTCTATCACATCCAGTGGAAGTTCCGCGACGAGGTGCGCCCGCGCTTCGGCGTCATGCGCTCGCGCGAATTCCTGATGAAGGACGCCTATTCCTTCGACCTTACCCCCGAGGCCGGGCGCCACTCCTACAACAAGATGTTCGTCGCCTATCTGCGCACGTTCGCGCGCATGGGGCTGACCGCCATTCCGATGGCGGCCGAATCCGGGCCGATCGGCGGCAATCTGAGCCATGAATTCATCATTCTGGCCGAGACGGGCGAGAGCGAGGTGTTCTGCCACAAGGATTTCCTGTCCTTCCCGCCGCCGCCCGCCACTGTCGATTTCGACGACGCCGCCGCGCTCGAAGGGATCGTCGGTCAGTGGACCAGCCGCTACGCTGCGACGAGCGAGATGCACGACGCGGCGGCCTTCGCGGCCGTGCCGGCCGATTCGCAGCTTTCTGCGCGCGGCATCGAGGTTGGCCATATTTTCTACTTCGGAACCAAATATTCCGAGCCGATGAAGGCCGTAGTGAACGGTCCGGACGGCAAGGAGGTCGTCGTTCAGATGGGATCCTATGGCATTGGCCCCTCCCGCCTCGTCGCCGCGCTCATCGAGGCGAATCATGACGAGGCCGGCGTCATCTGGCCGGAGACGGTCGCGCCCTTCCATGTCGGCGTCGCGGATCTCAAGGCCGGCGACGCGGCGACCGGAAAGGTCTGCGGCGAACTGGTCGAGCAGCTGGAGAACGCCGGGCTCGACGTGCTCCACGACGACCGCGACGAGCGGCCGGGCGGAAAATTCGCCACGCTCGATCTGATCGGCTTGCCATGGCAAATTCTCGTCGGCCCGAAGGGGCTGGCAGAGGGCCGGGTCGAGGTGAAGCGCCGGCGCACCGGCGAACGTGAGCTGCTATCGCCAGCCGAGGCGGCGGCGAGGGTCATCGCGGCGGTCAAGCAGGCGGGCGCATGA
- a CDS encoding polyamine ABC transporter substrate-binding protein codes for MKKFLAALVFVLACAPALAAERVVNIFNWSDYIDPAVLEDFTRETGIKVLYDTYDSNEMLESRLLAGSTGYDIVVPSATFLQRQIKAGVLQPIDRKRLANAGNIWTEIDNRLARYDPGNAHAVNYMWYTTGVAYNVAKIKERLGKPITSWDQVLRPEALKKLSDCGVYVLDSPEDIFAVTLNYLKLDPNSKRDADLKRAADHLSGLRRYIKKFHSSEYINALANGDICLAVGWAGDSLQARNRAREAGADVDIAYVIPAEGALMSMDNFAIPIDAPHLKEAYQFIDFMLRPDIAARNTKATNFANGVGPSRPLIDKSIADDPAVYPSEATMRRLFTVTTPNQPEQKYITRLWTTVKTGK; via the coding sequence ATGAAAAAATTTCTTGCCGCTCTCGTTTTTGTCCTCGCCTGCGCGCCCGCGCTCGCAGCAGAGCGCGTCGTCAATATTTTCAACTGGAGCGACTATATCGACCCCGCCGTGCTCGAGGACTTCACCCGCGAGACCGGGATCAAGGTCCTCTATGATACCTACGACTCGAATGAAATGCTCGAGTCACGGCTCCTCGCAGGCTCCACGGGCTACGACATTGTCGTCCCCTCGGCGACTTTCCTCCAGCGCCAGATCAAGGCGGGGGTCTTGCAGCCCATAGATCGCAAGCGCCTCGCCAACGCCGGCAATATCTGGACCGAGATCGACAACCGGCTGGCGCGTTACGATCCCGGCAACGCCCATGCCGTGAATTACATGTGGTACACGACCGGCGTCGCCTATAATGTGGCGAAGATCAAGGAGCGCCTCGGCAAGCCGATCACCAGCTGGGATCAGGTGCTGCGGCCGGAGGCGTTGAAGAAGCTCTCCGATTGCGGCGTCTATGTGCTCGACAGCCCCGAGGATATTTTCGCGGTCACGCTCAATTATCTCAAGCTCGATCCCAACTCGAAGCGCGACGCGGACCTCAAGCGCGCAGCTGACCATTTGTCGGGGCTACGCCGCTACATCAAGAAATTTCACTCCTCGGAATATATCAACGCGCTCGCCAACGGCGACATCTGCCTTGCCGTCGGCTGGGCCGGCGACAGCCTCCAGGCGCGCAACCGCGCGCGCGAGGCCGGCGCCGATGTCGACATCGCCTATGTCATCCCGGCGGAAGGCGCTCTGATGAGCATGGACAATTTCGCCATTCCCATCGATGCGCCGCATCTGAAGGAGGCGTATCAGTTCATCGATTTCATGCTGCGGCCGGATATTGCGGCGCGCAATACGAAGGCGACCAATTTCGCCAATGGCGTGGGGCCTTCTCGGCCTCTCATCGACAAGTCCATCGCTGACGATCCGGCGGTCTATCCCTCAGAGGCGACCATGCGCCGGCTCTTCACCGTGACGACGCCCAACCAGCCCGAACAGAAATATATCACCCGCCTCTGGACGACTGTGAAGACAGGCAAGTAG
- the dnaA gene encoding chromosomal replication initiator protein DnaA: MSNREIRADEISAKDQDRWERVRQRLRAELGDAVYNSWFTRLELDRVEQGALHLSVPTKFLKSWVQSHYASRIKSRAANEFETIERVVIDVRSTARKPKMREAGGAEREAEAPALAVIEKMPAPAHAGGGSDASDAPLSPRRAPRPTARVDGDSLLGSPLDRRLSFSTFLVGPSNQLAYAAACRVAEARPGDTPMFNPLYAHAAVGLGKTHLLQALAHATNDNRRRAVYLTAERFMSGFVSSLTTQTSIAFKERLRAIDMLIIDDVQFLQGKSIQQEFCHTLNALIDSGRQVVVAADRPPSDLETLDERVLSRLKGGLCVDIGPLDEALRVKILSARILAAQDSNPSFHVPPDVVSYVARTIVTNGRDLEGAVNRLLAHVTLNGAPLTVETAETAIRDLVRTQEPKRVKIDDIQKLVASHYNISRADILSSRRTANVVRPRQIAMYLSKVLTLRSLPEIGRRFGGRDHTTVLHAVRKIEELVSKDKSLAEVIDLLKRILNEQ; encoded by the coding sequence ATGTCAAACCGAGAAATTCGGGCCGATGAAATTTCTGCGAAGGATCAGGATCGATGGGAGCGCGTGCGTCAACGGCTTCGCGCCGAACTCGGCGACGCCGTTTATAATTCCTGGTTCACCCGCCTCGAGCTCGATCGGGTCGAGCAGGGCGCCCTGCACCTTTCGGTGCCGACCAAGTTTCTGAAGAGCTGGGTGCAGTCGCATTATGCGTCGCGCATCAAATCCCGCGCCGCGAATGAGTTCGAGACGATCGAGCGCGTGGTGATCGACGTGCGGTCGACCGCGCGCAAACCGAAAATGCGGGAAGCCGGGGGCGCAGAGCGCGAGGCGGAGGCTCCGGCTCTGGCCGTCATCGAAAAGATGCCTGCGCCCGCGCACGCCGGCGGCGGCTCCGACGCATCCGACGCGCCCCTCTCGCCGCGCCGCGCGCCGCGCCCGACAGCCCGCGTCGATGGGGACTCGCTGCTCGGCTCGCCGCTCGACCGACGCCTGTCCTTTTCCACGTTTCTCGTGGGGCCGTCGAACCAGCTCGCTTATGCCGCCGCCTGCCGCGTGGCGGAGGCGCGTCCCGGCGATACGCCGATGTTCAATCCGCTTTACGCTCATGCCGCTGTGGGGCTCGGCAAGACCCATCTCTTGCAGGCGCTTGCCCACGCCACGAACGACAATCGCCGCCGTGCGGTCTATCTGACGGCGGAACGTTTCATGAGCGGCTTCGTCTCGTCGCTCACGACCCAGACTTCGATCGCCTTCAAGGAGCGGCTGCGCGCGATCGACATGTTGATCATCGACGACGTGCAGTTCCTGCAGGGCAAATCGATTCAGCAGGAATTCTGTCACACGCTCAATGCGCTCATCGACTCTGGCCGCCAGGTCGTGGTCGCGGCGGATCGTCCGCCATCCGATCTCGAAACGCTCGACGAGCGCGTTCTTTCGCGTCTCAAGGGCGGCCTTTGCGTCGATATCGGACCGCTCGACGAGGCGCTCCGCGTCAAGATTTTATCGGCGCGCATCCTCGCCGCCCAAGACTCCAATCCGAGCTTCCACGTGCCGCCGGATGTTGTGTCCTATGTGGCCCGCACCATCGTCACCAATGGCCGCGACCTCGAAGGGGCGGTGAACCGCCTGCTTGCGCATGTGACGCTCAATGGCGCGCCGCTGACAGTGGAGACGGCGGAAACCGCGATCCGCGATCTGGTGCGCACGCAGGAGCCGAAGCGCGTCAAGATCGACGACATTCAGAAACTCGTCGCGTCCCATTACAATATCTCGCGCGCCGACATTCTGTCCTCGCGCCGCACCGCCAATGTGGTGCGTCCGCGCCAGATCGCGATGTATCTGTCAAAAGTGCTGACGCTACGCTCGCTGCCCGAGATTGGTCGACGCTTCGGCGGCCGCGATCATACGACAGTGCTGCACGCCGTCCGCAAGATCGAGGAGCTCGTCTCCAAGGATAAGAGCCTCGCGGAAGTCATCGACCTGTTGAAGCGAATCCTGAACGAGCAGTGA
- the rpsT gene encoding 30S ribosomal protein S20 codes for MANTASAKKAVRKIERRTAVNRARRSRMRTFVRKVEEAIAAGDASVAAAALQSAVPEMMRAAQKGVVHKNTASRKVSRLTASVKALTGK; via the coding sequence ATGGCCAATACCGCCTCGGCCAAAAAAGCCGTTCGCAAGATCGAGCGCCGCACGGCCGTCAACCGCGCCCGCCGCAGCCGCATGCGCACCTTCGTTCGCAAGGTCGAGGAGGCCATCGCCGCGGGTGACGCGTCGGTCGCCGCCGCGGCCCTGCAGAGCGCCGTGCCCGAGATGATGCGCGCCGCGCAGAAGGGCGTCGTTCACAAGAACACGGCGTCGCGCAAGGTGTCCCGCCTCACCGCCAGCGTGAAGGCGCTGACCGGCAAGTAA
- a CDS encoding enoyl-CoA hydratase — MSYDTIEVETHGRVALLRLNRPQALNALNALLISEIDCALAGFEKDDGVGCVVITGSEKAFAAGADIKEMADKSFADAFLSDFIGRWDTVARFRKPTIAAVAGFALGGGCELAMMCDFILAADTAQFGQPEIRLGVIPGAGGTQRLTRAIGKAKAMDLILTGRMMGAEEAERAGLVARIVPAADLVPEALKAGAAIAAMSLPAALMAKEAVNAAFETTLTEGVRFERRLFYSLFATEDQKEGMAAFVDKRKAAFRHR; from the coding sequence ATGAGCTATGACACAATCGAAGTAGAGACCCATGGCCGCGTCGCCCTGCTGCGGCTCAACCGGCCACAGGCGCTCAACGCGCTGAACGCGCTGCTCATCAGCGAGATCGATTGCGCGCTCGCCGGCTTCGAAAAGGACGACGGCGTGGGCTGCGTCGTCATCACCGGTTCCGAAAAGGCCTTTGCCGCCGGCGCCGACATCAAGGAAATGGCCGACAAGAGCTTCGCCGACGCATTCTTGAGCGACTTCATCGGCCGCTGGGACACGGTCGCGCGGTTCCGCAAGCCGACCATCGCCGCGGTGGCGGGCTTCGCTCTGGGTGGAGGCTGCGAACTCGCCATGATGTGCGACTTCATCCTGGCGGCCGATACGGCCCAGTTCGGCCAGCCCGAGATCCGGCTCGGCGTGATTCCCGGGGCCGGCGGCACGCAGCGCCTCACCCGCGCCATCGGCAAGGCCAAGGCCATGGATCTGATACTCACCGGCCGGATGATGGGGGCGGAGGAGGCCGAACGCGCGGGGCTTGTCGCGCGGATCGTGCCCGCCGCCGATCTGGTCCCGGAGGCGCTCAAGGCTGGCGCGGCGATCGCAGCCATGTCGCTGCCGGCGGCGCTCATGGCCAAGGAGGCGGTCAACGCCGCCTTTGAGACCACCCTGACCGAGGGCGTGCGATTCGAGCGGCGGCTCTTTTATTCTCTCTTCGCCACCGAGGACCAGAAAGAGGGCATGGCCGCTTTCGTGGACAAGCGCAAAGCCGCCTTTCGCCACCGATAG
- a CDS encoding RrF2 family transcriptional regulator encodes MRLLPRPARFALMATLDVALHARGRPVSSKELAARHDLPPRRLETLLQTLVRAGILKSVRGPAGGYELARERRRLCVGEIVRVALRAEEEADQAPALLVAILEPLIAEAEEATLARLDEITLEDLYARAVAQGFGEKQPTTDFEI; translated from the coding sequence ATGAGGCTTCTGCCACGGCCCGCGCGCTTCGCCTTGATGGCGACGCTCGACGTTGCGCTCCATGCGCGCGGCCGGCCGGTGTCGTCGAAAGAGCTCGCGGCGCGTCATGATCTGCCGCCGCGCCGGCTGGAGACGCTGCTCCAGACGCTCGTGCGCGCGGGGATTTTGAAAAGCGTGCGCGGTCCCGCGGGGGGCTATGAGCTCGCGCGCGAGCGGCGCCGCCTTTGCGTCGGCGAGATCGTGCGCGTCGCTTTGCGGGCGGAGGAGGAGGCCGATCAGGCGCCGGCGCTGCTCGTCGCGATTCTCGAGCCTCTGATCGCGGAAGCCGAGGAGGCGACGCTGGCCCGGCTCGACGAGATCACGCTCGAGGACCTCTATGCGCGCGCTGTCGCGCAAGGATTTGGCGAGAAACAGCCCACGACGGATTTCGAGATCTAG